The region CCAGGAACGGACACTGCCAGCGATCCGGGTGTCACCAATAACGTGGACACCACTCCAAAGAAAAACAAGGTAAgtccatatgtgacgttatctatgcaaagggaccttattgtcgatggcgcttacgccatgattaacgatgctccgatataaatacgcggccacgcgacgccgtgcggcgtaagcgccatcgacaataaggtcccttttcatagataatgccccattatCTAATTAAGTGAGCAACTGTCCATATTCACACGATTTCGTAACTTTTGTAAGATCCGTAGAAGCATCTTGGTAAACATTTGGATGTCTCggaaaatattttgtacagaatttgcaatgtaaatatttaatggtAGAAGCGAATAGAGAGGCATGCATATCTATTGCAATTTTATCATTTGCTGTGCGACATTTTATAAGGTACCGTAGTAAACGCAAAAGCTTATATTGTCACACATTGTcgcatttgtattttttataatttttttaattattatttttttgttcctcTCCTCATCCTATCCTACCATAGAGCGGAGGTTTTGGCCTATTCGGTAGTAAAAGAGAGAAATCGCCTAAAGAAGACAAATCCCCCAAGGACAAGTCTCCCAAACAAAAATCTCCTAAAGATAAAGATTCTAAGAGCAAAGATCCCAAAGGCAAAGTGGCGGTGCTCGATACATCTAACGAGAGCTCAAATCTCGATACCTCAAATGAAAAGAGTCCAGAAAAAGAAAAACCGGGCTTCACAAAACCTTACGAATACACGGACACTGAAAAGAGCCCATCTCGTACCAAACCCAAGCTCCAAGGAGCTTTCAGTTACGAAAAAGAACCTATTACAGACGAAAGACAGAGACAGCTTAACGACAGTCAAAGTCCGACGACGAGGAAAGCTGGACTCGCTTTCAATTATGCTCCCGGAGAAGATAAGAAGGTCGCTGAAAGCGCTGAGAAGAGAAAGACACCAGAAGACCCAAGCAAACTTAAAACTCCAGGCATTGACTATGTCCAGTCAGCAGCGCTTAAAGAACAAGCTAAAGCTAACGTCATCGATCCCACTTTAGCGCTATTAGATTCAGAAAGGGCACATCATGAAGTAGGCGCGCCTTTAGCTACTGTAATCCCAGCTGCCGCTCCTAAACCAGAAAACGAAATACAAGTCGTCATTATTACTGGAAGATACAATTCCAAGAACAAGAAACTTGACGATGCCAATGGTACAGTTCTTGTCGTCAAAGGAACGCTCGATAAAACTACAGGAAAAATCCAGACTGAAAGAGAAGTTATCGATACTAAGTCAGGACAAATTACATACACGAATCCTGCGACTGGTAAACAGGAGagcaaaaatggtcacgttgaTTCCAAGACTGGACATATCTTGTTTACTTCTAATGTCATTGATCCTAAAACTGGCAAACTTGACCCAACATTGGCTCAGCAATATTGCTTTGCTGAACAGGCTGCCGACAAAGTTGGAGCTAAACCAGGAAGAGAGGTCAACTTGGTCGTAATCACAAGCAAATATGACGGCAAGCACAAGAAACTAGATGCCGCGCACGGACACGTAGACGTTTCAAGAGCAGTAGTAGGCCCAGATGGCAAAGTTAGCTCCAATTATGGCATCATCGACTCGCGCACAGGCAAAATCGATTACATCGATCCGAAAACAGGGAAACAAGAACCTAAACAGGCGTACGTTGACCAGAAAACAGGCAATATCCTAGTCACGACAGGTGTTGCAGATCCTAAATCTGGTAAAGTCGATTCATCGCTTGGACAACAGTTCAGCATTGTTGAGAAAGATGCCACTAAGGCCAACAGGGAAGTCAGACTAGTTgttattacaagcaaatatgatCTTAAGAGCAAGAAACTAGACCCCAACTTCGCTCACGTTGACGCAGTTAAAGGCGTGCTAAGCGGTACCGACGGTAAGATTTACACTGACTACGGCATTATTGACCCAAGAACGGGCGATATTCAGGTCACTGACCCTAAGACTGGCAAACAAGAAACCAAACACGCCGTAGTCGATCCCAAGACAGGCAATATCCTTCTTCTATCGGGTGTGGTTGATCCTCGCACAGGACAACTTGATACGACTCTAGGACAACAATACAGCATTGTTGACAAACCTACTGACACATTCGCCTCATGCCCTGGAAAGGAGGTCCAGCTCGTTGCTGTCACAGCCAAATACGACTCTAAGAACAAGAAGTTAGACACACCTAACGGATTCGTGGAAACCTCGCGAGCTATCATCAGCGACAAAGACGGAAAAGTACATACCAATTTCGGTATTCTCGACCCTAACACCGGCAAAGTTCACTATACTGACCagaaaacaggcaagccggaaTCGAAACAAGCTGTCATTGATGCTAAGACAGGCAGCTTCATTGTAACCTCAGGCGTTATCGACCCGAAGACAGGCAAAACTGATTCATCTCTCGCCCAGCAACTTACAGTTGTCGATAAAGACGCACCTAAAGGCATCCCTGAGAGGCATGTTAACTTGGTCATTATCACCACCAAATATGACCCGAAGAACAAGAAACTAGACCTAACCAATGCTCATGTCGACAGCATACCTGGAACTGTCGGTACTGATGACAAAGTTCACACAGCGTTTGCTGTTGTCGATCCTAACACTGGTGAAATAACTGTAACTGATCCAGTGACAGGCAAACAAGAAGTTAAGAAGGCGTCTGTGGACCCGAAGACAGGCAATTTACTGCTTACTTCAGGAGTTGTGGATCCCAAGACAGGACAAATTGATCCTTCTTTGGGACAACAGATCAGCATTGTGGACAAGCCTAAAGACAAATTCGCTTCAGTGCCCGGCAAGGAAGTCCAGTTAGTCGTTGTCACGAGCAAATATGACTCCAAATACAAGAAACTAGACCACCCCAACGGTCACGTAGAAACGTCCAGAGGAATAATGACTTCAGATGGCAAGGTCCACACTAACTTCGGCGTGATTGATCCTAGGAGCGGAAAGATTGAACATGTTGACCCTAAGACAGGCAAACAAGAGATAAAACAAGCAGTCGCTGATCCCAAAACAGGACACCTACTTATCACATCCGGTGTCGTTGATCCAAGAACAGGCAAGACTGATTCGTCTCTCGCTCAACAACTCACTATCGTCGACAAAGACGCTAAGCCGCAAGAAAGAGAAGTCCGTTTAGTCATTATCACTTCCAAATATGATCCCAAGACTAAGAAATTAGACCCTAACGGTTATGTTGATTCAGTGAATGGCACTCTAGGTCCTGATGGTAAAGTTCATACATCGTTTGGTGTTGTCGACCCAGCTACTGGCGAAGTGGTCACCATCGATCCAGTGACGGGCAAACAGGACGTTAAGAAAGCCACCATTGATCCCAAAACTGGTAATCTACTGGTCACATCAGGAGTTTCTGACCCGAAGACTGGTCATGTCGATCCTACATTAGGACAGCAAATAAGCGTTGTGAACAAACCTAAAGACACGTTCACATCTGTGCCAGGAAAGGAAGTTCAATTGGTTGTCATCACTAGCAAATATGATCCTAAGACCAAGACTCTTGATAACAGCAACGGACATATTGACTCATCAAGAGGTATCAAAGCCGCTGATGGCAGAATCCATACTAATTACGGCATTATTGATCCCAAGACAGGAAAGATTGAGTGCGTCgatccaaaaacaggcaagacAGAACTCAAACACGCAACTTTCGATCCGAAGACAGGGCATCTCCTGCTTACATCGGGCGTGGTCGATCCGAAAACCGGAAAAGCAGATGCGTCACTCGCTCAACAGCTTAGCATTGTGGACAAGGATGTTAAACCACTAGAAAGGGAAATCCACTTGGTTATCATCACTACCAAATATGACCCGAAGACCAAGAAGATTGATCCTAGCCAAGGATACGTAGACACTGTCAGCGGAACTATCGGGCCTGATGGCAAAATCCGTACGGCTATCGGTGTCGTGGACCCGGCTACTGGAGAAATCGTCGTGACTAACCCGGCGACTGGCAAGCAGGAGGTCAAGAAAGCGCAGGTGGACCCCTCAACAGGCCATATGCTCGTCACTAGTCAAGTATTTGACCCAAGGACAGGCAAAGTCGACCCGACTTTGGCGCAGCAATTCAGCATCGTCAACAAGACGGTTACGCCTCATACGAAACCAGCGTCGGTCGGTGAGATCCGCCTAGTAATCGTGACGAGCAAATATGACCCAAGGACCAAGACAGTGGATGCTGGTGCTGGGACTATTGACGCCTCAAAGGGTTACGTCAGCGCCGAGGACGGAAAGATACACACCGACTTCGGTATCATAGACCCACGATCTGGACAGATACTCTACAGAGATCCCCTTACCGGCAAGCAAGAGCTGAAACAGGCAGACATCGACCCGAAAACGGGCAACTTCATCGTGACCACCGCGGTTGTAGACCCGAAGACAGGCAAGGTAGACCCCTCATTCGCTCAACAGTTGACGATTGTTGATAAGCAGAATGTGTTGGCTAAAGCACCACTAAGCGTTTCCCCCATGAGGCAAACCCCATCACCAGTCAAGACTCCTGCTTCCACGCCAGTCCATACACCGTTACAATCGCCCGTATCGAAATCCTCGCCAATCATCAGCCAAGTGCAAAGGACATCACCTACGGTTGCAACTATTCCTAAGACACCACCAGCTAAACCGACTACAGCTCCGCCGGCTCCTCCTCGAAGGAAGATTGTTAAGATCATGGTCATCTTCACCAGGATCGATCCTAAGACCAAGAAACCAGACTTACACACAGCTGAGGTTGAACACCTCACTGGTATTTTGGACCCTAACGGTGTGGTCGAGACTAAATATGGTGTTATTGACATTAACAAAGGCACCATCGTCGCTACTGATTCCGCTGGACAGCAACAACAAAGAAATGGCGTTATCCTACCCGAGACAGGACAAATCTTCATCAACTCTGGCGCGATTGATCCTAAAACCGGCAAAGTTGACCCCAACTTAGGTATGATTTTAAGCGTCACGAAACAAGATGACCCAGTTGTAGACATTACGGCCATCACTGGCCCTATCGACCCTGCTACACGCAAAGTAGATATTGACAACAGCACAGTTGAACTCACTAAGGGCAAAGTTGACGCTGAAACCGGTCACATCTCCACTAAATACGGAGTCATCGATCCATCTAATGAGGTTATCTTCGTTACGGACACTTTGGGAGGACAGGATAAGAAATCTATTAGTATTGATGAAAACACTGGTCTTATCACCTTAACTGGAGTTGCAGATCCGAAAACAGGCAAAGTAGATCCAAAACTGGGTCAACTCATTGTCGTTGGAACACATATCGACCCCGTTGTAGAAGTCACGACATTTGTTGGTAAGGTTGATTCGAAGAAAGGCCTCATTGAACCCAAACATTCCGTCATCGAAAGCACAACCGGTCAATTTAATCCCGACACTAACAAGATTGACACAAAATACGGTCAAATCGATCTGGTTAAAGGCACCGTCACATATAACGATCCCAAGACAGGCAAGCTGGAAAGCAAGGAAGTTAAAGTTGATCCTGTTACCGGCCAACTTTTACTACGCAGTGGACAAGTCAACCCCAAATCTGGAAAGCCAGATAAGGACATCGGCAGGCTTATTTGCCTGAGGATAATCCAAACTAAAGTCGACCCAGTCTCAGGCAAGCAAATCGTATCCAACGAACCCAAGAACGTTAAGGTTGATCCCAAAACCAACCAGATCTGGACCGCTGGGCCGAAAGACCCTACAACTGGAGATATTATGTACACCGCTGGACAAATCGACCCCGTCACCGGTTATATCATCACGATCTACGGTCGTCTGGACCCGAAGACTGGAAACATAGTGAGGGCACATGAAATCGACAGGTCGCTTATCAAGGTCGATCCGATTAGTGGACAAATCTATACTGCTACCGGTCAAGTCGATGAAGACAACCAACCTTTGTATTCCGCTTCTCAAGTAGATCCATCCACAGGAGAAATCTACACGAAAGTCAGCAAAATCGATCCGAAGACCGGCAGGTTGGTAATAGTGAAGATTTACATCATAACGCAGAAAGACGAGAAAGGACGCGTCAAGGAAGTCGATCCTAAAGAATGCACCATTGATGAAACAACAGGCAGAATCATTACAACAAAGACTGTCTACTTGTATCAAATCATTGACCCGATCACTGGCGAAACAATCGACGTAGACCCAGACGATCCAAGACTCAAAGGCGCAAGAACCACTGTCACGCAAACCATGACGTTATCAGGCAAGATAGATCCAGTCACCGGCAGAATCAAGACGGAATACGGAGATATCGACCCAGATACGGGAGATATAGACCCGAGCACCGCCGTCAGAGACCCGGTTACCggacaactaatattacattaCTCACAAATAGATCCCTCGCACTTCGAAGACAAGAGCGGTAACTACACGATAGAAAAGGAAACTCAAGATCTCCCAGCCACTATTGATATCCAGAAAGTCAATACCCATAAATTCTCAACGTTCGGCAAAGACGAAAGCCCTGTGAGAGGTGACGAGCCCAAGACATTCACAGAGTTCACAACGAGCGAGCATATAACGCACCAAGGCTACGTGTCGTCAAACACCCCTCTATCCTCAAAGATCCCCGTCTCGCAGCGAGCCAAGAAGACCCCCACCCCGCCCGTCGTCGTCAAGACCACCACCAAACAGCTCCTGACCAAGAATGACGATGGCGTCACGCATAATGTCGAGCAAGAGGTCGAGAACCTTGGCACCGGCGAGGTCACATTCTCCACACACACCAATAAGGTTCGTTTATGATTTTGTACCCTCATTTTCTCATACCAGGCCAGACGCCATTTTTAATCAAGTCTCATTTCATCGTTTTGTTGTCATTGTCACGTGTGGcctatttaatttactttttaattttcccCCCTTTTTTCAAGCTTAGAGAAGCCTGTCTTAGTAAATGTGTTCAATAATTGTGTAAATAGTTTTGATGCATGCTAGTCTAACCCTTAACTTTAGGCGGAAAGCCTAGAGCCGATGGAGACCGGAAAGAGCCCGTACGTCACGGCGAGGGCCGTCACCACCAGGACGGCGACGACGCACCACGATCTCGACACCAAGGCGAAGACCCAGCAGATGGAAGAGAAAACAGTAGCACATACCCTAACTTCGTCAGCCACCAGGCAAGAACAGCGAGTTTTGACGCAGGAAGTCAAAACTATGGTCACTACTGGCGATAAGGTAATTGACAACCCTAATTGACACTACCATTGGACGGTTCTTGCATGCGTTTGTATCATATTGTTTctgatttgtttttaatatcatttgaaTTCAGTTACGATTTAATTTTGTCATCATTGTGACTGCTCTTTCATAAAATTTAAAGGATCGATCTTATGAAAGCTTAAAGCTGAAAGAACTTACGAAGTTTGTTTACATCTAGTAAATGGTTTTCAAATGTCTAAAGTCAGCTATAATTTAAACGTTTCTTTCGAATGTCTAAAGTCAActatacttttaatttaaacttttctCATAGGAAAATGTTTACAAGTTTTGGTATGCTCGGTCCTTGAGTCTGTTTTTGGTTAACATCATTGAAACAGCATTCTTGCACGACATTTATTTTGTTCTAattttcgtttttttattttttttccatctcAAATCAACTCCGACCGGTTAACGCACGATCCtgaatgaaaactgaatggtctTGATTTTCACTCCGAACCTAACCTGAACACTTCGTAATTGTGATAACTCCATCCATTTCGCCACAACGGCACAATTTTTCCACCACATCGGTGTTTTAAACATCACATCCTCGGTGTTTTACATCCTAATGTTTCAAACATTTTCATTCTGGGTGTTTCACAACACGAACCTTACACTAAACTCGAATGAttccaaaaaaatcttaaaCACTTCATTGTAACGGTGAATCACAAACTCTTGATACCCGTGATCCTTCATTAACCATCCCGAATATCTCCCAACGTGCCCGAATCCCCCCGAATGGAATGCCTAACATCGCGTGGCTTGCAACAGCATCAGATAACACGACGCGGCTCAGAGAGCTCAATCTCTAGCGGAGATTCCGGCACACCCATCGATTTCGAAGAAGGCGCCGGGGAAGGTCACTACTACACCACCGTAAGTTCTAGCGCATAAGGTTTAGTTTCCAACTACACAGTGTAGAGTCATATGTAGAGTCTACACCAGTAAGGTACCTTTTTGAAGCATGGTTTGAAGTGCATGATCTTTCAATAGAGTAACAGTAGAAATGTGTTCTCTTGTGAGCTTTCAATCAGTTTTTGCATTAGAGTTTGATTTTGCACTGCACTATAataggtataaaatatgtgtGGTTTAGTCACAGATGACGAAATACTGAAACCAGGTAAGAAAAAGAAGGTACTGCGATCGTATGGTGTTGATAGAATCCTAGTTTCACCGGCTTATTTTGTGAATTAGTTACCCACTCAAGTAAAGGACATGATGATTGATTGTACCTGATTTTTTCTGGcgagattataaaaaaaaaagaatttcatATGCCATTGTCATCAGAACCTATGTTAGACAAATTCCAACTCAATGTAACTCCAAAATAGGTCAAAATTAACCTAGATttagtataaaaatatattttatacagcTTCAAGTGATTGAGGATGAAGATTTTAATATGTCGTTATGGTTCAGGAACCCGGATCGTATAGGACAACCACCACGACCAGCGTAATGGGCAACGCTCCGTTCGGCAGCATGGTCCACGGGGCCACCACAAAGGTAAGAATGTTAAATACACTCTGAGCTATCAgccgtttcaatatctaatacatgacgtatcttattgttcgaatacggctgtacAAATCTCTATTTAAAACGGATCAGTTacgtaattattatatatattcaaCTGAGTCATAAATAACATTATACAGATgaagtgcataattgttttccatcgtattttctcggaaacgttcgtgtttgtcatgctagttcagtcaatgtcagtactttttagggttccgtagccaaatggcaaaaaacggaacccttatagattagtcatgtctgtctgtctgtttgtctgtccgtctgtccgtccgtatgtcacagtcacttttctccgaaactataagaactatactgttgaaacttggtaagtagatgtattctgtgaaccgcataaataaacaacacacacacacaaaaatagaaaaaaaaaacaataaatttttggggttccccatacttagaactgaaactcaaattttttttttttcattagacccatacgtgtggggtatctatggataggtcttcaaaaatgatattgaggtttttaatatcatttttttctaaactgaatagtttgcgcgagagacacttccaaagtggtaaaatgtgtgtccccccccctgtaacttctaaaataacagaatgataaaactaaaaaaaatatatgatgtacattaccatgtaaacttccaccgaaaattggtttgaacgagatctagtaagtagttttttttaatacgtcataaatcgcctaaatacggaacccttcatgggcgagtccgactcgcacttggccgctttttgtaccgagactgactgaaacagcaagacacgttcgtaagtttccgtgaaaatacgaatcTGTAGTACTTTTCGATACaaatgcgaaaagtaggaaattcgcaacgagtggcgataaattcaaACACGAACGAAGGGAGTGTTATAAATCAACACGAGTCGAATTagctattcgcacatgtatcttacaacgttttacagtacatatgtatggcgctttaaattttcgacatagtgttgtaatgtgctaattatcgcactagtgcggtaaagtagcaccaaatgtaccttggaggatataaccaaacggagacgccttgtctgtaattttctgtacaaaacagtctgcggatttttgcgggggaggggcgaGTCAAATGTCTACTTAAC is a window of Cydia amplana chromosome 21, ilCydAmpl1.1, whole genome shotgun sequence DNA encoding:
- the LOC134657934 gene encoding protein 4.1 homolog isoform X1 encodes the protein MYGVDLHPAKDSENVDITLGVCSSGLLVHREKLRINRFAWPKILKISYKRHNFYVKLRPGEFEQFESTVGFKLVNHRAAKKLWKTCVEHHTFFRLMSPEPPPKGTLFPRLGSKYRYSGRTLYQTHGAAPQRTQPHFARTLSSRQLSSRSMDALAAEEKASTLPPEAAKRHTMPPQPVPRPPAKDKLRRASKGTVSVSSASSIEGEYLADRGEKKPPPGAVKVMPTPEKKEEKKVVESKPAENGTDTASDPGVTNNVDTTPKKNKSGGFGLFGSKREKSPKEDKSPKDKSPKQKSPKDKDSKSKDPKGKVAVLDTSNESSNLDTSNEKSPEKEKPGFTKPYEYTDTEKSPSRTKPKLQGAFSYEKEPITDERQRQLNDSQSPTTRKAGLAFNYAPGEDKKVAESAEKRKTPEDPSKLKTPGIDYVQSAALKEQAKANVIDPTLALLDSERAHHEVGAPLATVIPAAAPKPENEIQVVIITGRYNSKNKKLDDANGTVLVVKGTLDKTTGKIQTEREVIDTKSGQITYTNPATGKQESKNGHVDSKTGHILFTSNVIDPKTGKLDPTLAQQYCFAEQAADKVGAKPGREVNLVVITSKYDGKHKKLDAAHGHVDVSRAVVGPDGKVSSNYGIIDSRTGKIDYIDPKTGKQEPKQAYVDQKTGNILVTTGVADPKSGKVDSSLGQQFSIVEKDATKANREVRLVVITSKYDLKSKKLDPNFAHVDAVKGVLSGTDGKIYTDYGIIDPRTGDIQVTDPKTGKQETKHAVVDPKTGNILLLSGVVDPRTGQLDTTLGQQYSIVDKPTDTFASCPGKEVQLVAVTAKYDSKNKKLDTPNGFVETSRAIISDKDGKVHTNFGILDPNTGKVHYTDQKTGKPESKQAVIDAKTGSFIVTSGVIDPKTGKTDSSLAQQLTVVDKDAPKGIPERHVNLVIITTKYDPKNKKLDLTNAHVDSIPGTVGTDDKVHTAFAVVDPNTGEITVTDPVTGKQEVKKASVDPKTGNLLLTSGVVDPKTGQIDPSLGQQISIVDKPKDKFASVPGKEVQLVVVTSKYDSKYKKLDHPNGHVETSRGIMTSDGKVHTNFGVIDPRSGKIEHVDPKTGKQEIKQAVADPKTGHLLITSGVVDPRTGKTDSSLAQQLTIVDKDAKPQEREVRLVIITSKYDPKTKKLDPNGYVDSVNGTLGPDGKVHTSFGVVDPATGEVVTIDPVTGKQDVKKATIDPKTGNLLVTSGVSDPKTGHVDPTLGQQISVVNKPKDTFTSVPGKEVQLVVITSKYDPKTKTLDNSNGHIDSSRGIKAADGRIHTNYGIIDPKTGKIECVDPKTGKTELKHATFDPKTGHLLLTSGVVDPKTGKADASLAQQLSIVDKDVKPLEREIHLVIITTKYDPKTKKIDPSQGYVDTVSGTIGPDGKIRTAIGVVDPATGEIVVTNPATGKQEVKKAQVDPSTGHMLVTSQVFDPRTGKVDPTLAQQFSIVNKTVTPHTKPASVGEIRLVIVTSKYDPRTKTVDAGAGTIDASKGYVSAEDGKIHTDFGIIDPRSGQILYRDPLTGKQELKQADIDPKTGNFIVTTAVVDPKTGKVDPSFAQQLTIVDKQNVLAKAPLSVSPMRQTPSPVKTPASTPVHTPLQSPVSKSSPIISQVQRTSPTVATIPKTPPAKPTTAPPAPPRRKIVKIMVIFTRIDPKTKKPDLHTAEVEHLTGILDPNGVVETKYGVIDINKGTIVATDSAGQQQQRNGVILPETGQIFINSGAIDPKTGKVDPNLGMILSVTKQDDPVVDITAITGPIDPATRKVDIDNSTVELTKGKVDAETGHISTKYGVIDPSNEVIFVTDTLGGQDKKSISIDENTGLITLTGVADPKTGKVDPKLGQLIVVGTHIDPVVEVTTFVGKVDSKKGLIEPKHSVIESTTGQFNPDTNKIDTKYGQIDLVKGTVTYNDPKTGKLESKEVKVDPVTGQLLLRSGQVNPKSGKPDKDIGRLICLRIIQTKVDPVSGKQIVSNEPKNVKVDPKTNQIWTAGPKDPTTGDIMYTAGQIDPVTGYIITIYGRLDPKTGNIVRAHEIDRSLIKVDPISGQIYTATGQVDEDNQPLYSASQVDPSTGEIYTKVSKIDPKTGRLVIVKIYIITQKDEKGRVKEVDPKECTIDETTGRIITTKTVYLYQIIDPITGETIDVDPDDPRLKGARTTVTQTMTLSGKIDPVTGRIKTEYGDIDPDTGDIDPSTAVRDPVTGQLILHYSQIDPSHFEDKSGNYTIEKETQDLPATIDIQKVNTHKFSTFGKDESPVRGDEPKTFTEFTTSEHITHQGYVSSNTPLSSKIPVSQRAKKTPTPPVVVKTTTKQLLTKNDDGVTHNVEQEVENLGTGEVTFSTHTNKAESLEPMETGKSPYVTARAVTTRTATTHHDLDTKAKTQQMEEKTVAHTLTSSATRQEQRVLTQEVKTMVTTGDKEPGSYRTTTTTSVMGNAPFGSMVHGATTKTTTSAGEPEETTINEDGEIVSSQTISSKTRTVETITYKTERNGVVETRVEQKITIQSDGDPIDHDRALAEAIQEATAMNPDMTVEKIEIQQQSTQP
- the LOC134657934 gene encoding protein 4.1 homolog isoform X6, producing the protein MVFLDCCRAPLAAEEKASTLPPEAAKRHTMPPQPVPRPPAKDKKPPPGAVKVMPTPEKKEEKKVVESKPAENGTDTASDPGVTNNVDTTPKKNKSGGFGLFGSKREKSPKEDKSPKDKSPKQKSPKDKDSKSKDPKGKVAVLDTSNESSNLDTSNEKSPEKEKPGFTKPYEYTDTEKSPSRTKPKLQGAFSYEKEPITDERQRQLNDSQSPTTRKAGLAFNYAPGEDKKVAESAEKRKTPEDPSKLKTPGIDYVQSAALKEQAKANVIDPTLALLDSERAHHEVGAPLATVIPAAAPKPENEIQVVIITGRYNSKNKKLDDANGTVLVVKGTLDKTTGKIQTEREVIDTKSGQITYTNPATGKQESKNGHVDSKTGHILFTSNVIDPKTGKLDPTLAQQYCFAEQAADKVGAKPGREVNLVVITSKYDGKHKKLDAAHGHVDVSRAVVGPDGKVSSNYGIIDSRTGKIDYIDPKTGKQEPKQAYVDQKTGNILVTTGVADPKSGKVDSSLGQQFSIVEKDATKANREVRLVVITSKYDLKSKKLDPNFAHVDAVKGVLSGTDGKIYTDYGIIDPRTGDIQVTDPKTGKQETKHAVVDPKTGNILLLSGVVDPRTGQLDTTLGQQYSIVDKPTDTFASCPGKEVQLVAVTAKYDSKNKKLDTPNGFVETSRAIISDKDGKVHTNFGILDPNTGKVHYTDQKTGKPESKQAVIDAKTGSFIVTSGVIDPKTGKTDSSLAQQLTVVDKDAPKGIPERHVNLVIITTKYDPKNKKLDLTNAHVDSIPGTVGTDDKVHTAFAVVDPNTGEITVTDPVTGKQEVKKASVDPKTGNLLLTSGVVDPKTGQIDPSLGQQISIVDKPKDKFASVPGKEVQLVVVTSKYDSKYKKLDHPNGHVETSRGIMTSDGKVHTNFGVIDPRSGKIEHVDPKTGKQEIKQAVADPKTGHLLITSGVVDPRTGKTDSSLAQQLTIVDKDAKPQEREVRLVIITSKYDPKTKKLDPNGYVDSVNGTLGPDGKVHTSFGVVDPATGEVVTIDPVTGKQDVKKATIDPKTGNLLVTSGVSDPKTGHVDPTLGQQISVVNKPKDTFTSVPGKEVQLVVITSKYDPKTKTLDNSNGHIDSSRGIKAADGRIHTNYGIIDPKTGKIECVDPKTGKTELKHATFDPKTGHLLLTSGVVDPKTGKADASLAQQLSIVDKDVKPLEREIHLVIITTKYDPKTKKIDPSQGYVDTVSGTIGPDGKIRTAIGVVDPATGEIVVTNPATGKQEVKKAQVDPSTGHMLVTSQVFDPRTGKVDPTLAQQFSIVNKTVTPHTKPASVGEIRLVIVTSKYDPRTKTVDAGAGTIDASKGYVSAEDGKIHTDFGIIDPRSGQILYRDPLTGKQELKQADIDPKTGNFIVTTAVVDPKTGKVDPSFAQQLTIVDKQNVLAKAPLSVSPMRQTPSPVKTPASTPVHTPLQSPVSKSSPIISQVQRTSPTVATIPKTPPAKPTTAPPAPPRRKIVKIMVIFTRIDPKTKKPDLHTAEVEHLTGILDPNGVVETKYGVIDINKGTIVATDSAGQQQQRNGVILPETGQIFINSGAIDPKTGKVDPNLGMILSVTKQDDPVVDITAITGPIDPATRKVDIDNSTVELTKGKVDAETGHISTKYGVIDPSNEVIFVTDTLGGQDKKSISIDENTGLITLTGVADPKTGKVDPKLGQLIVVGTHIDPVVEVTTFVGKVDSKKGLIEPKHSVIESTTGQFNPDTNKIDTKYGQIDLVKGTVTYNDPKTGKLESKEVKVDPVTGQLLLRSGQVNPKSGKPDKDIGRLICLRIIQTKVDPVSGKQIVSNEPKNVKVDPKTNQIWTAGPKDPTTGDIMYTAGQIDPVTGYIITIYGRLDPKTGNIVRAHEIDRSLIKVDPISGQIYTATGQVDEDNQPLYSASQVDPSTGEIYTKVSKIDPKTGRLVIVKIYIITQKDEKGRVKEVDPKECTIDETTGRIITTKTVYLYQIIDPITGETIDVDPDDPRLKGARTTVTQTMTLSGKIDPVTGRIKTEYGDIDPDTGDIDPSTAVRDPVTGQLILHYSQIDPSHFEDKSGNYTIEKETQDLPATIDIQKVNTHKFSTFGKDESPVRGDEPKTFTEFTTSEHITHQGYVSSNTPLSSKIPVSQRAKKTPTPPVVVKTTTKQLLTKNDDGVTHNVEQEVENLGTGEVTFSTHTNKAESLEPMETGKSPYVTARAVTTRTATTHHDLDTKAKTQQMEEKTVAHTLTSSATRQEQRVLTQEVKTMVTTGDKHQITRRGSESSISSGDSGTPIDFEEGAGEGHYYTTEPGSYRTTTTTSVMGNAPFGSMVHGATTKTTTSAGEPEETTINEDGEIVSSQTISSKTRTVETITYKTERNGVVETRVEQKITIQSDGDPIDHDRALAEAIQEATAMNPDMTVEKIEIQQQSTQP